From Candidatus Binatia bacterium:
CGGAGCACGCGGAGCCGCCGGGGCGCCCCGAGCACGGCATACCAGCGGTCGTCGAGCGGCAGCGCGTCCTCGTCCGACTCGGCGACGACGGGAATGGCGGGATCGTTCACCGCGCCCGGCTCGAGCGGCATCGAGACCCATCGCGTTTCCCCGGCCTTGAGCGCCGCGTCCCCGCCGCCGATCAGCGCATCGCCGCGGCGCACCCGGAGCGCGAGGCGATCGGAGAGCGCGTCGGCGTAGTTCACGAGCCGCGCCCGGACCTCGAGCCCGCGCCCCTCGGGGCCGGGGCGCGTGACCGGATCGACGGCGGTGAACGCGTGGTTGGGGGTGCGCCCCTCGGCGACCGGAAGAAGAATGACCCGGATCCCGCCCGCGGCCGCCTCGGCGATCTCGCGCCGCGCCTCGGGCGTGAGGCTGACCCGCTGGAGATCGCTGATCACATAGAGCTCGCGGGCCTTGAGGGGGCTTCGCCCGAGGGCCAGGCGCAGAGCATGCATCGCGCCTTCGAGGCGCGCGGGGAGCGGCTCGGCCTCGATCCGCTCGATGGTGCGGCGCAGGCGCACGCGGTCCCGCGCCCGGCCGATCTCCGCCTCTCCCGGCCGCGTCGCCCGCGCCAGGTAGAGCTCGTCGCCGGCGCGGCCGGCATCCGCGATCGCCAGCGCGCGCGCCACGGCCCCCTCCATGCGAGGACGGGCGCGGTCGTCCAGCGCGGCCATGCTCTCCGAATCGTCGAGGAGGATCCCCACCGCCGCGGCCGCGTGCGTCACCGCGCCGCGCGGCGCCAGCGACGGCCGCGCGAAGGCGAGCACGAAGAGGAGGAGGGCCAGCGTGCGCAGGATGAGAAGCAGGATCTCGCGCAGCCGGAGGCGGCGGATCTCGCGCGGCTCGAGCTGGCGGAGAAACTGCGTCGTCGGGAAGCGCACTTCCGGCAGGCGCTGGCGGCTCAGGAGATGGATCAGGATCGGCAGCGACGCCGCCGGCAGCGCCCAGAGGAACGCGGGATTCAGAAAGGAGAGGGTCGGCATCAGCGCCGGCCGCTCACAGGAGGCGGGCGCGCTTCGACAGGTACTCGAGGAGCGCGCGATCGTAGGGCTGGTCCGTCGTGAGAGGGACGTAGTCGGCGCGCTTCTCGATGCAGGCCTGCCGCAGCGTCTCGCGCCACGCGCTCACGCGCTGGCGATAGTCGGAGCGCAGCTCGCGCGGCCGCGTCGTGACCCGCTCGCCGCTCTCCAGATCCACGTAGACGGCCTCGCGCTGGAAGTCGAACGAGACCTCCATGGGATCGAGGATGTGGAAGACGAGCACCTCGTGCTTGCGGTGGCGGAAATGGTGGATGGCCTGCGCGATCCGCTCCGGGTCGTCCAGGAGGTCGGAGAGGATCACGACGAGGCCGCGCCGCGTGAGCCGCTCGGCGAGGGAATGGAGGGACGAGGCGAAGTCGGTTCCGCCCCCCGGCTGAAGCCGTTCCAGCAGGAGCAGGAGCGGACGGAGATGCCCCATCGTGGAGCGGGCGGGGATGTGCTCGCCGCGCCCGGCCGCGAACGCGAACATCCCCACGGCGTCGTTCTGCGTGAGCATGAGGTAGGCGAGCGCGGCGGCCAGCTGGCGCGCGTAGTCGAGCTTCGTGATCCCGTGCGAGCCGTAGCCCATGCTCGCGCTCGTGTCCACGAGCAGCGAACCGCGAAGATTGGTTTCTTCTTCGTATTGCTTCAGATACTTGCGATCCGACTTCGCGAGCACCTTCCAGTCGAGATGACGGAGCGGATCGCCCGGCATGTACTGCCGGTGCTCGGCGAACTCCACGCTGAAGCCGTGGTAGGGACTCCGGTGGAGCCCGGTCAGGAATCCCTCCACGACGAGCCGCGCTTTCAAATCCAGGCGCGCGAGCTTCGACACGAAGTGCGGATCGAGCAGGCGGGTGCGCTCTCGGGCGCGCTCCTGGCTCAAGGACGCACCTCGCGCAGCGAAGCGGCGGGCTCACGCATGGAACGGCTCACGGGCGGGGCGCCGGCCTCGCTACGCGTGCTTCCCGTCGACGCTCGGCGTGGCTTCGAGGAGCTTGGCGATGATGTCGAGCGTCGAGATGCCGTCGGCCTCGGCCGTGAAGTTGGGAATGATGCGGTGGCGGAGCACGGCCGGCGCGACCGCCTTCACGTCGTCTGCGCTCGGGGTGGGCCGCCCCGCGAGCGCGGCGCGCGCCTTGGCGCCGAGCACCAGATACTGCGCCGCGCGCGGGCCTGCGCCCCAGGAGACCCAGTCCTTGATGAAGGGCGCGGCGTTCTCGCCAGGACGGGACGCGCGCGCCAGCCGCACCGCGTACCGCACGACGTGCTCGGAGACCGGAATACGGCGCACCAGGCGCTGCAGGTCGATGATGCGCTCCACCGACAGCACCTTCTTGGGATGCGCTTCGTAGGCGCTCGTGGTGTTGGTGACGATCAGCTCTTCTTCGGCGTCGCTGGGGTATCCGACCGAGATGTGGAACATGAAGCGGTCGAGCTGCGCCTCGGGAAGCGGATAGGTGCCCTCGAACTCGATCGGGTTCTGCGTCGCCAGCACGAAGAACGGAAGGGAGAGCGGATAGGTCGTGCCGCCCGCCGTGACGCGGTACTCCTGCATCGCCTGGAGAAGCGCGGCCTGGGTCTTGGGCGGCGTGCGGTTGATCTCGTCGGCCAGGACCACGTTCGCGAAGATCGGCCCGTGGATGAACTTGAAGGAACGGTGCCCGGTGCCCGCCTCCTCCTCGAGGATCTCGGTCCCCGTGATGTCCGAGGGCATGAGATCGGGCGTGAACTGGATGCGGCTGAATTGCAGGTCGAGGATGGTGGCCAGGGTGGAGACGAGGAGGGTCTTCGCGAGGCCCGGGACGCCCACGATGAGGCAGTGCCCGTTGGCGAAGAGCACGGTCAGGAGCTGCTCCACCACGACGTCCTGCCCGACGATCACTTTCCGCAGCTCGGTCAGGATCTCGCCGCGCGCGGCGCTCAGCTCCTCGAGCAGCCGGACGTCGCCGGATGCGGTCGAATGCGTCATGAAGGGTTCCTCAGTGGTGCGCCGAAATGGCCCGGCCGCGCGGAAAGGCGCGCCCGTATGCCTACTTTGGGCCTCTGTGCATAACCGGCCCCGTTCTCATCGTCTACCGTTTGCAAAGCCCTTGCGCCGGCGGCGATTATCGCGTTTTCCACCGGTTTTCGCGAGTTATCCACAAACCCCCGAGGGGTCGCTTTCGGAGCGGCGATTCTCGTGTGCCGTCCCGGTCCACGGGTAGGACACGCGCCGGCGGGTGCGGGTTGCATCCTTCTCAGGCGTGACCCGCCGAGCCGATCTCCCGGAGCATGCCGAGGATCCGCTCGAGCTCTTCCTCATTATGGTACTCGATCAGGACGCTGCCCGAGCCGCCGCGCCGCCGCGTGAGCCTCACCTTGGCGCCCATCACCCGCATCAGCTCGTCCTCGAGAGCCATGAGCTCGGCGGAGAAGGCCCGCCGCGGAGATCGACGCGCTTTCGCCGCACGAGGCGAGCCCGAGCGGCGGATCCGCTCTTCGAGATCGCGCACCGACCAGGCGTGCGATGCCGCGGATGCTCCGAGATCGCTCTGCTGCTTCGCGGTGGAGAGGGAGAGGAGCGCGCGGCCGTGGCCGGCGCTGAGAGAGCCGGACTCCATGAGGGATTGGACGTCCTGAGGCAAGTTGTTGAATCGAATCGCGTTGGAAACCGTGGAGCGATCCTTGCCGACCCGCTGCCCGATCTCCTCGTGCTGCAGGCCGTATTCTGTTGCCAGTCGGTAATATGCGCGCGCCTCGTCGATGGGGTTGAGATTCTCGCGCTGGATGTTCTCGATCAACGCGATGAGAAGCGACTCTCGATCGGTGAGGGGGCGGATGATGGCCGGAATGGAGGCGAAGCCGGCCTCGCGCGCGGCGAGAAACCGGCGCTCGCCGGCGACCAGCTGGTAACCATCGCCCGCGGGGCGGAGCAGCACCGGCTGCAGGACGCCGCGCTCGCGAATGGAGGCGGCGAGCTCCTGGATGGCCGGAGTGTCGAACTGCGTTCGCGGCTGCGAGGGATTTCTCACGATCTTCGCGAGCGGGATGTGCTGAATGTCCCCGGGACGGGCCTCGGCCGCCCTCGCGTCCGCGGAAGGCCGCGACTCGGGAACGATCGGCACTTCGCGCTCGACCGCTGCGGGAATCAAAGCCTCGAGCCCTCGACCAAGCGCTTTTCTAACCACGTTCCAACACCTCCCTCGCCAGGT
This genomic window contains:
- a CDS encoding DUF58 domain-containing protein, which encodes MSQERARERTRLLDPHFVSKLARLDLKARLVVEGFLTGLHRSPYHGFSVEFAEHRQYMPGDPLRHLDWKVLAKSDRKYLKQYEEETNLRGSLLVDTSASMGYGSHGITKLDYARQLAAALAYLMLTQNDAVGMFAFAAGRGEHIPARSTMGHLRPLLLLLERLQPGGGTDFASSLHSLAERLTRRGLVVILSDLLDDPERIAQAIHHFRHRKHEVLVFHILDPMEVSFDFQREAVYVDLESGERVTTRPRELRSDYRQRVSAWRETLRQACIEKRADYVPLTTDQPYDRALLEYLSKRARLL
- a CDS encoding MoxR family ATPase, whose translation is MTHSTASGDVRLLEELSAARGEILTELRKVIVGQDVVVEQLLTVLFANGHCLIVGVPGLAKTLLVSTLATILDLQFSRIQFTPDLMPSDITGTEILEEEAGTGHRSFKFIHGPIFANVVLADEINRTPPKTQAALLQAMQEYRVTAGGTTYPLSLPFFVLATQNPIEFEGTYPLPEAQLDRFMFHISVGYPSDAEEELIVTNTTSAYEAHPKKVLSVERIIDLQRLVRRIPVSEHVVRYAVRLARASRPGENAAPFIKDWVSWGAGPRAAQYLVLGAKARAALAGRPTPSADDVKAVAPAVLRHRIIPNFTAEADGISTLDIIAKLLEATPSVDGKHA
- a CDS encoding ParB/RepB/Spo0J family partition protein, producing the protein MIPAAVEREVPIVPESRPSADARAAEARPGDIQHIPLAKIVRNPSQPRTQFDTPAIQELAASIRERGVLQPVLLRPAGDGYQLVAGERRFLAAREAGFASIPAIIRPLTDRESLLIALIENIQRENLNPIDEARAYYRLATEYGLQHEEIGQRVGKDRSTVSNAIRFNNLPQDVQSLMESGSLSAGHGRALLSLSTAKQQSDLGASAASHAWSVRDLEERIRRSGSPRAAKARRSPRRAFSAELMALEDELMRVMGAKVRLTRRRGGSGSVLIEYHNEEELERILGMLREIGSAGHA